The following coding sequences lie in one Alloacidobacterium dinghuense genomic window:
- the bshC gene encoding bacillithiol biosynthesis cysteine-adding enzyme BshC, which translates to MHTDCFPITVLPHLSRLFTEFAESRTALPYYPLSPYSQEWASRPSSLDPAIRVRVADLLIEQNRSFGAGEKTFANIERLRNGASAVVTGQQVTLFGGPLFTLFKTATVIRKAQDATAAGYPHVPIFWLATEDHDLEEADHVLLPSRRELHTLKLALEKGDQHVSVGELKLGAGVRAVLDQAMELLGSGPFLDLLEECYKPDATFTQAFGRLISRTFAAHGLIVIDASSRDFHALGSPVLRQAMEQVDELHEALIRRDQELSQAGYHSQVLVGAQSSLLFLIDAETRARLPLRRKNHHEWSAGKRAYNTNELLTILEVEPERLSPNALLRAVFQDFILPTSAYIGGPAEVAYFAQSQVVYEKILGRVTPILPRLSATLIEPAIAEVLAGHEVALNELLSTRPEELAHRLGARLMPIEGKKKLALAGNGLDAELTSLTEWMHAVDDGLGRSADVAASKMRYQMNRLRRMAANFQLQKETSLRRHADALYLSLCPDNHPQERAIGAAFFLSRYGDGLIDALVENAAQECPGHKALYL; encoded by the coding sequence TTGCATACAGACTGTTTTCCGATCACCGTGCTGCCCCATCTCTCGCGCCTGTTTACTGAATTCGCCGAGAGTCGCACTGCGTTGCCGTATTACCCGCTAAGCCCTTACTCGCAGGAATGGGCCTCGCGGCCTTCGTCTCTTGACCCAGCGATACGTGTCAGGGTCGCCGATCTGCTCATAGAGCAGAATCGCAGCTTTGGCGCCGGCGAAAAGACATTTGCCAACATCGAACGCCTGCGGAATGGCGCCAGTGCAGTAGTTACCGGGCAGCAGGTCACTCTTTTTGGCGGCCCGCTCTTCACGTTGTTCAAGACAGCGACAGTGATTCGCAAGGCGCAGGACGCCACGGCCGCCGGCTATCCGCATGTGCCGATTTTCTGGCTGGCAACCGAAGACCATGATCTCGAAGAAGCGGATCATGTCTTGCTGCCGTCCCGGCGTGAGCTGCACACGCTGAAACTCGCGCTTGAGAAGGGCGATCAGCATGTTTCTGTCGGAGAGCTGAAACTCGGTGCTGGAGTGCGCGCCGTCCTCGATCAGGCGATGGAGTTATTGGGCTCCGGACCCTTCCTTGATTTGTTAGAGGAGTGTTACAAGCCTGACGCAACGTTCACGCAGGCGTTTGGAAGGCTGATCTCCCGCACATTCGCTGCACATGGATTGATCGTGATCGATGCCTCCAGCCGTGATTTCCATGCGCTGGGCAGCCCCGTGCTCCGGCAGGCGATGGAGCAGGTCGACGAACTGCACGAGGCACTGATCCGCCGCGATCAGGAATTGTCGCAAGCCGGGTATCATTCTCAGGTTCTGGTGGGCGCGCAGAGCAGTCTCCTCTTCCTCATCGACGCGGAGACACGAGCCCGGCTGCCGCTGCGACGCAAAAATCATCATGAATGGTCGGCCGGAAAGCGCGCTTATAATACCAATGAGTTACTGACCATACTTGAAGTAGAACCTGAACGTTTAAGTCCAAACGCTCTTCTCCGGGCCGTCTTTCAGGATTTCATCCTTCCAACGTCCGCATATATTGGAGGCCCGGCAGAAGTCGCGTACTTTGCGCAATCGCAAGTGGTCTACGAGAAAATTCTCGGCCGCGTCACGCCGATTCTGCCTCGGCTCAGTGCAACCTTGATCGAACCTGCAATTGCCGAGGTTCTGGCGGGTCATGAAGTTGCGCTCAACGAACTACTCTCTACGCGTCCGGAAGAACTGGCTCATCGACTTGGCGCACGCTTGATGCCGATTGAAGGCAAGAAGAAACTGGCGTTGGCTGGAAATGGGCTTGATGCTGAGTTGACGTCGCTTACTGAGTGGATGCACGCCGTTGACGATGGACTGGGGCGCTCAGCGGATGTCGCAGCTTCGAAGATGCGCTACCAAATGAACCGGCTCAGACGGATGGCGGCGAATTTTCAGTTGCAGAAAGAAACCAGTCTTCGGCGGCACGCCGATGCGCTCTATTTGAGTCTCTGTCCGGATAACCACCCGCAGGAGCGAGCGATCGGCGCAGCCTTTTTCCTGTCGCGATACGGCGATGGTTTGATCGACGCGCTGGTCGAAAATGCGGCGCAGGAGTGTCCGGGGCACAAGGCGCTATATCTTTAA
- a CDS encoding polyprenyl synthetase family protein — MQAEVKDLLLSNQELTDTALERLLPPESQVPTSIHKAMRHSTFAGGKRLRPVLAMEAARMIRGDGNLPQGIEELGAAIEMLHTYSLIHDDLPALDNDDLRRGKPTCHVVFGEAIAILAGDALQTRAYEVLANLRCPAPANVEIIRLIAQATGTVEGMIGGQVLDLEGEGTSPTAASVDAIHRAKTGALIRVSVVTGGIYAGASTEDVNRLTEFGRKAGLAFQIVDDVLDVTQDSAQLGKTAGKDLASAKATWPAVFGIEASRKHAEKLIAEAFAEIAPYGSAADGLKSVARYLVERTH; from the coding sequence ATGCAAGCCGAAGTAAAAGACCTGCTCCTTTCGAACCAGGAATTAACCGATACGGCCCTTGAACGACTGCTGCCGCCCGAGTCGCAAGTTCCCACTTCCATTCACAAAGCGATGCGGCATAGCACCTTTGCCGGCGGCAAGCGCCTGCGCCCCGTGCTTGCGATGGAAGCGGCACGAATGATTCGTGGAGATGGAAACTTACCCCAAGGCATTGAAGAACTCGGCGCAGCAATTGAAATGTTGCACACCTACTCGCTGATCCATGACGATCTGCCCGCGCTCGACAATGATGATTTGCGGCGAGGCAAACCAACCTGCCATGTGGTTTTCGGCGAAGCCATTGCAATTCTCGCAGGCGATGCGCTGCAGACACGCGCATACGAGGTGCTCGCCAATCTGCGTTGCCCTGCACCAGCAAATGTTGAAATCATTCGCCTCATTGCTCAGGCCACCGGCACAGTTGAGGGCATGATTGGCGGTCAAGTGCTGGACTTGGAAGGCGAAGGAACATCACCAACGGCTGCGTCGGTCGATGCCATCCATCGAGCCAAGACGGGAGCACTCATTCGTGTGAGCGTTGTCACAGGTGGCATTTACGCGGGCGCATCAACAGAAGATGTAAACCGCCTGACCGAGTTTGGTCGCAAAGCGGGACTGGCTTTTCAGATTGTCGATGACGTGCTCGATGTAACGCAGGATTCCGCGCAACTTGGCAAAACGGCCGGCAAGGATCTTGCCAGCGCAAAGGCGACGTGGCCCGCCGTGTTTGGCATTGAAGCCTCACGCAAGCACGCCGAGAAGCTGATTGCAGAAGCGTTTGCTGAAATTGCCCCTTATGGATCCGCAGCGGATGGGCTCAAGTCTGTCGCGCGGTATCTGGTCGAGCGTACCCACTAA
- a CDS encoding DUF2520 domain-containing protein: protein MKTDVTVIGPGNWGRSLIAALRSAGIPVSEVITRTRRSGTTTIAAAQLNARILWLCVPDGAIAEVAAALVQRRREQGNTLRGQVVVHSSGALTVAPLNAARKIDAAVASVHPVMSFPTQRIVPLWNVLFGVEAQQPEVKRRLYAVIRKIGGKLFAIRSAKKVFYHAAGTMASPLLVSELSAAMATARMAGLSASEARKCVEVLAKATVQNVFAHGEQNSFSGPFARGDVATISLHLQALAKHPIVEVYRSLAQYAVQALPVKRKGEIQFLLENETGMKTTGRETLGNSRSRKQ, encoded by the coding sequence ATGAAAACGGATGTCACTGTAATCGGCCCGGGGAACTGGGGAAGATCGTTGATTGCCGCGCTGCGCAGTGCCGGAATTCCGGTGAGCGAAGTGATTACAAGAACGCGGCGAAGCGGGACGACGACCATCGCGGCGGCACAACTGAATGCCCGGATTCTGTGGCTATGTGTACCCGATGGCGCCATCGCCGAGGTCGCAGCCGCGCTTGTGCAACGCAGGCGTGAACAAGGAAATACGCTACGCGGTCAAGTTGTGGTGCATTCGAGTGGTGCTCTGACCGTAGCTCCTTTGAATGCGGCGCGAAAAATCGATGCTGCTGTGGCTTCAGTGCATCCGGTAATGAGCTTTCCCACGCAACGGATTGTTCCGCTGTGGAATGTCTTGTTTGGGGTGGAAGCACAGCAGCCTGAGGTAAAGCGCAGGCTGTATGCAGTGATTCGCAAAATTGGCGGCAAGCTATTTGCGATACGGTCGGCGAAGAAAGTGTTTTATCATGCAGCCGGCACCATGGCATCGCCCTTGTTGGTGAGCGAGCTTTCTGCAGCCATGGCAACGGCACGCATGGCTGGGCTATCCGCGAGCGAAGCGCGAAAGTGTGTTGAGGTACTTGCGAAGGCGACGGTGCAGAACGTTTTCGCGCACGGCGAGCAGAATAGTTTCAGCGGACCATTTGCACGCGGCGATGTGGCTACAATTAGCCTGCATCTTCAGGCACTTGCCAAGCATCCGATTGTGGAGGTTTACCGTTCACTTGCACAATATGCGGTTCAGGCTCTGCCGGTTAAGCGCAAGGGTGAGATTCAATTCTTGCTCGAGAACGAAACAGGGATGAAAACTACCGGGCGTGAGACACTTGGCAATAGCCGAAGTAGAAAGCAATAA
- a CDS encoding 6-pyruvoyl-tetrahydropterin synthase-related protein, which translates to MILACAAIAVLPLAWRGTSCGHDFDFHLQSWMEVVHHWSEGTLYPHWDASANYGAGEPRFVFYPPLSWLLGAVLGAVLPWTWTPVAFTLIAFIGCGLSFFTMAREWMAEDAAAVAACVYLLNPYLMFVAYERAAYGELLSAILLPLLMLYGLRQRASLIPLSLIIAALWLTNAPSAVMGCYLLALLVLVTSIRDRRYILIARAAGAAALGLGLASFYIVPAAYEQRWVEIARAIAPGMRVEDSFLFGHTGEAFHDQVLHTASLIAVAMLLAAGIAAMFSRRTSRPGLPRAPLIATLISICILLLPFSDILWRDTPELKFLQFPWRWLLVLGVVMATLIGLALRGSFLEASTRRHILIRAVSMLCVAVLMTLSAAFCFWQPCDDEDNVAAQRVTFGNEGFEGTDEYTAANADNGDIQQDLPLVRLLKTADSDEADSSIAENPEWKENAVDAVPAKLSIRRWKVENKEVAVHLQGPAYAVFKLMDYPAWQVDVNGKSISTRPHRDDGLLTIPLDAGDSVVTVRYAATRDVKVGRGLSLLALCIVIAVFTQTKRGQNLHLS; encoded by the coding sequence TTGATATTGGCCTGCGCGGCCATCGCGGTGCTGCCGCTGGCCTGGCGCGGCACATCGTGTGGACACGACTTCGACTTCCATCTGCAGTCCTGGATGGAAGTTGTCCACCATTGGAGTGAGGGCACGCTATATCCGCACTGGGACGCTTCTGCCAACTACGGCGCCGGAGAGCCTCGCTTTGTCTTCTACCCGCCTTTATCGTGGCTCCTGGGTGCAGTGTTGGGCGCTGTGCTGCCGTGGACGTGGACGCCGGTTGCGTTCACTTTGATCGCGTTTATTGGTTGCGGGCTGAGTTTCTTCACCATGGCGCGCGAATGGATGGCAGAAGATGCGGCTGCAGTTGCCGCCTGCGTGTATTTGCTCAATCCCTACCTGATGTTTGTGGCTTATGAGCGCGCAGCCTATGGTGAACTACTTTCCGCGATATTGCTGCCGCTGCTCATGCTGTATGGATTGCGTCAGCGAGCCAGTTTGATTCCGCTTTCATTGATCATCGCGGCATTATGGCTTACGAATGCACCTTCCGCAGTGATGGGTTGTTACCTGCTGGCGCTTCTTGTGCTGGTCACGTCGATACGTGACCGACGGTACATCCTGATTGCGCGAGCTGCCGGTGCGGCAGCGCTCGGGCTGGGACTGGCTTCTTTCTATATCGTGCCCGCTGCCTATGAACAGCGTTGGGTGGAGATTGCGCGCGCCATTGCGCCGGGGATGCGTGTCGAAGACAGCTTTCTCTTTGGACACACGGGCGAAGCTTTCCACGATCAGGTACTACACACGGCGTCGTTGATTGCGGTTGCCATGTTGCTTGCCGCAGGAATCGCAGCCATGTTTTCACGACGAACCAGCAGGCCGGGGCTGCCACGCGCTCCGCTCATCGCAACACTGATCTCCATTTGCATCCTTCTGCTTCCCTTTAGTGACATTCTCTGGCGGGATACGCCAGAGTTGAAATTTTTGCAATTTCCCTGGCGATGGCTGCTCGTACTAGGCGTCGTGATGGCAACTTTGATCGGACTCGCGCTTCGCGGAAGTTTTCTGGAAGCAAGTACGCGAAGACACATTCTGATTCGCGCGGTGAGCATGCTGTGTGTGGCGGTCTTGATGACTTTGTCTGCAGCATTCTGCTTCTGGCAGCCCTGCGACGACGAAGATAACGTAGCGGCCCAGCGTGTGACATTCGGCAACGAAGGCTTTGAAGGAACCGATGAGTACACAGCCGCGAACGCGGACAATGGAGATATCCAGCAGGATCTTCCGCTCGTGCGCTTGCTCAAAACGGCAGACTCCGACGAAGCCGACAGTTCGATTGCGGAGAACCCTGAATGGAAGGAAAACGCGGTGGATGCGGTCCCAGCGAAGCTGAGCATTCGCCGCTGGAAGGTCGAAAATAAGGAAGTTGCAGTTCATCTGCAGGGGCCGGCATATGCTGTTTTCAAGCTCATGGATTATCCCGCGTGGCAGGTCGACGTAAACGGCAAGTCCATTTCCACCAGACCACATCGCGATGATGGACTCCTCACAATTCCGCTGGACGCCGGAGACTCCGTAGTAACCGTGCGCTATGCAGCAACTCGGGATGTGAAAGTGGGCCGTGGTCTTTCGCTGCTGGCGCTTTGCATCGTGATTGCAGTCTTCACGCAAACGAAGAGGGGGCAAAATCTTCATTTATCATGA
- a CDS encoding YtxH domain-containing protein yields MGLTKLSHEIQDRLPEKLPPFSWQRVVAASSLVAGACLFLSGRRKAALAVVATGATVGLLEHPQAARELWESLPRYLRRGQDVLVRVEDFVNEVAKQGSKLRDSIG; encoded by the coding sequence ATGGGCCTGACGAAGCTTTCACACGAGATTCAAGACAGACTTCCCGAAAAATTGCCCCCGTTTTCCTGGCAGCGCGTTGTTGCCGCCAGCTCCCTCGTAGCAGGCGCATGCCTCTTTCTCTCCGGTCGCCGTAAGGCTGCACTGGCTGTTGTCGCGACGGGTGCGACCGTAGGACTGCTCGAGCATCCGCAGGCGGCGCGCGAGCTTTGGGAGAGTCTTCCTAGATATTTGCGTAGAGGTCAGGACGTGCTTGTGCGCGTCGAAGATTTCGTTAACGAAGTCGCCAAGCAGGGCAGCAAGCTGCGCGATTCAATCGGTTAG
- a CDS encoding VOC family protein has product MIFGAHVIVYSKDADADRAFFRDILHLDSVDAGHNWLIFALPPAEAAIHPHDENNVHELYFMCDDLKAEVASLRERNVSCSEMQEARWGSITTVQLPGGGKVGLYQPRHPVAIVRS; this is encoded by the coding sequence ATGATTTTCGGAGCCCATGTCATTGTCTACAGCAAAGATGCGGATGCCGACCGAGCTTTCTTCCGCGACATCCTCCACCTCGACTCAGTGGATGCGGGGCACAACTGGCTCATCTTCGCCCTGCCGCCAGCCGAAGCCGCGATTCATCCGCACGATGAAAACAATGTGCACGAGCTTTACTTCATGTGTGACGACTTGAAAGCTGAGGTAGCCAGCCTGCGTGAAAGGAATGTCTCTTGTTCAGAAATGCAGGAAGCTCGATGGGGTTCAATCACTACGGTGCAGCTTCCTGGTGGTGGAAAAGTTGGGCTCTATCAGCCTAGGCATCCAGTGGCAATCGTAAGAAGTTAA
- a CDS encoding M56 family metallopeptidase, translating to MTHHWEALGWTLIHFCWQAATIALVYKLADLWMGKGRTQARYVLALAALLGMLVASMGTLAYEESVYRQAATMPAAGISGAKPSLQIIPRPLAVIDMPAAPRATAKVLASDVMPYLDFFWLVGVACLSIKTIGGWWLIRRLRHSALQKAPHTLRIGLDRIRLQMGIPRFVDLRLSSRIAGPLTVGVIRPLILLPVTALTSLSPEQLEVVLAHELAHIRRADYFWNILQTMIETLFFFHPAVWWLSHRLREQRELCCDDIAVETCHDPAVYATALLRLEEQRKTHLHLAMALDGNQGRLGLRARVLRILGDAEEQPRDLKPLSLAGMAALLVLFICPLPQVFASFKSAPKVSASILHAVQKTVRTHAAVKAPAIHTSVAAAASTSVHAAKAVLVSPDGATLELNQSATPAPSSNGKSDYIDQMRAAGYNVDLDKYIAMKTQDITPQYAEQMAKATGQRPSVDDLIALKVQDVTPDYIARMRAAGYNGDLHKIIAMKVQDITPEYADAMAKATGEKPNVDELIALKVQDVTPDYMAGMRAAGYNADLHKLIAMKVQDVTPEYADAMAKVGFGKPSVDDLIALKVQGVSPDYAAKLHADGIEASSFHDLISYRIFNVTPEFVAGMKEAGFSNIPAKKLLSLRVQGVTPEYAKSIKAQFPDATVEELEQMRIFNINADFIASAKRHGFTPLTIQKLVKLRISGILDDSDQAKENQQ from the coding sequence ATGACACATCATTGGGAAGCTCTGGGCTGGACACTGATCCACTTTTGCTGGCAAGCCGCGACCATAGCGCTCGTTTACAAGCTTGCTGACCTATGGATGGGAAAGGGACGCACCCAGGCGCGCTACGTTCTTGCGCTCGCTGCGCTGCTCGGCATGCTGGTCGCGTCGATGGGCACGCTCGCTTATGAGGAGTCGGTCTATCGTCAGGCAGCAACGATGCCAGCTGCCGGCATTTCAGGCGCGAAGCCTTCCCTGCAGATTATTCCCCGTCCCCTGGCCGTCATCGATATGCCTGCCGCGCCACGCGCAACAGCGAAGGTGCTGGCGAGCGACGTGATGCCGTACCTCGACTTCTTCTGGCTTGTTGGCGTCGCCTGCCTGTCCATCAAGACGATCGGCGGATGGTGGCTCATTCGGCGACTGCGCCACAGTGCGCTGCAAAAGGCTCCGCACACTTTACGTATCGGACTCGACCGTATCCGGTTGCAGATGGGTATCCCGCGCTTCGTCGATCTTCGGCTTTCAAGCCGCATCGCAGGGCCTCTTACAGTCGGCGTCATCCGGCCGTTGATCCTGCTTCCCGTCACTGCGCTCACGAGCCTGAGCCCGGAACAACTGGAAGTGGTGCTCGCGCATGAGCTGGCGCACATCCGCCGCGCCGACTATTTCTGGAACATTCTGCAGACGATGATCGAAACGCTCTTCTTCTTCCATCCGGCTGTGTGGTGGCTCAGCCATCGTCTGCGCGAACAGCGCGAACTCTGCTGCGACGATATTGCCGTTGAAACGTGCCACGATCCTGCTGTGTATGCCACGGCTCTTTTGCGCCTGGAAGAACAGCGGAAGACACATCTGCATCTCGCCATGGCTCTGGATGGCAATCAGGGGCGCCTGGGCCTGCGCGCACGCGTCCTTCGTATTCTTGGCGATGCCGAAGAGCAGCCCCGTGACCTCAAGCCCTTGTCGCTTGCAGGAATGGCGGCTTTGCTAGTCCTGTTCATCTGCCCTTTGCCGCAGGTCTTCGCCAGTTTCAAATCTGCGCCGAAGGTGTCGGCATCGATCCTCCACGCGGTACAAAAGACGGTCCGTACGCACGCTGCGGTGAAAGCGCCAGCCATACACACGTCGGTCGCTGCGGCTGCTTCGACGTCCGTTCACGCGGCAAAGGCGGTGCTTGTGTCGCCGGATGGAGCGACGCTCGAGCTCAATCAATCTGCGACACCCGCGCCCTCGTCAAACGGGAAGTCCGACTACATCGATCAGATGCGCGCTGCCGGCTACAACGTGGACCTGGACAAGTACATTGCGATGAAGACGCAGGATATTACTCCGCAGTATGCGGAGCAGATGGCAAAGGCAACCGGACAACGGCCCAGCGTGGATGACCTGATCGCGCTGAAAGTGCAGGACGTGACACCGGACTATATCGCTCGCATGAGGGCGGCCGGTTACAACGGGGATCTGCACAAAATCATCGCCATGAAGGTGCAGGACATTACTCCGGAATACGCCGATGCGATGGCCAAGGCCACCGGGGAAAAGCCGAATGTCGACGAGCTGATTGCGTTGAAAGTGCAGGATGTAACGCCCGACTACATGGCCGGCATGCGTGCTGCCGGTTACAACGCTGATCTGCATAAGCTCATCGCCATGAAAGTGCAGGACGTTACGCCCGAGTATGCGGATGCGATGGCGAAGGTTGGCTTCGGGAAGCCGAGTGTCGACGATCTGATCGCGCTCAAAGTGCAGGGCGTCAGCCCGGATTACGCCGCCAAGCTGCATGCGGACGGCATCGAGGCATCGAGCTTTCATGATCTGATCTCGTATCGCATCTTCAATGTCACTCCTGAATTCGTTGCAGGAATGAAGGAAGCGGGTTTCAGCAATATTCCTGCAAAGAAGCTGCTCTCGCTGCGCGTGCAGGGCGTAACGCCGGAATATGCAAAGAGCATCAAGGCGCAATTTCCGGACGCAACGGTCGAAGAACTGGAACAGATGCGGATTTTCAACATCAATGCCGATTTCATCGCATCGGCCAAGCGCCACGGCTTTACGCCACTTACGATTCAGAAACTGGTGAAGCTGCGTATCTCCGGCATCCTGGATGACAGCGATCAGGCGAAGGAGAATCAGCAATGA
- a CDS encoding penicillin acylase family protein — protein sequence MALGRTVQLKEEKRRHPILRFFVGFVFVIIVALLVGVLGGAWWLKHAMRDSLPQLDGQARLPGLSVAVNVRRDQHGIPHIEAATLDDLFEAQGYVTAQDRLWQMDMARRLAAGELAELLGKNLLEHDRMQRVLQMRATAERMTATLPERDRRYFEDYARGVNAFIDSHREHLPAEFRLLRYRPKAWQPVDSVLIGLNMVQILDQHWQDKLSRERIESRLGPTLSADLYPTGSWRDHPPTVAPPDLTAPQQSIPDVPLDESQTSLQDLLRLREVIGGSRDVCRECNPGSNEWAISGAHTATGKPILANDMHLSHNIPNTWYEVDLKSGGFHVAGVSIAGVPFVIAGHNNHIAWGYTALYGDTQDIYVEQTNAQNEYQSASGWHAFEHTKETIHVRGGSDVTVDVERSDHGVVLNPVLPNERRTLSLRWVAYDSKANRLPLFDLNSATDWESFRQAVTDWWAPTLNVIYDDDQGHIGYQAIGYIPNRPTGIKGTPIADTQHEWQGFIPFDQMPSTFDPANGILATANSRVTPDNYPYQITLEWASPYRNERIWKWLSGKDKLTPAEMITLQTDTYSELDEEFAQRFAYAIDHAKITDARLRQAADLMRSWDGVVGVDSAPAAIVAAAKHAFWPMLLEPKLGDDAKLYEWAASAFAQEEIVMHAPAQWLPKDYATWDDFLAACVSRGIDEGHAPADLRNWHYGDKYPVDLEHPLYGLIPYFKNWTGTGAQPQSGDLTTVKQVDRTFGPSQRFTMDWSNIDGSMENIVMGESGNPLSAYYRDQWTNWYHGTTFALPFSEAAVAASTSHTLRLLP from the coding sequence ATGGCTCTCGGCAGAACTGTGCAACTGAAAGAAGAGAAGCGCCGGCATCCGATTCTGCGCTTCTTTGTTGGATTCGTATTTGTCATCATTGTCGCGTTGCTGGTCGGCGTGCTTGGCGGAGCATGGTGGCTGAAACATGCCATGCGCGACTCGCTTCCGCAGCTCGACGGACAGGCGCGCCTGCCGGGTCTCTCGGTTGCGGTGAACGTGCGACGCGATCAGCACGGCATTCCGCATATCGAAGCCGCCACGCTCGATGATCTGTTTGAGGCGCAGGGTTACGTCACTGCGCAAGACCGTCTCTGGCAGATGGATATGGCGCGTCGATTGGCTGCGGGCGAACTCGCCGAGCTTCTGGGCAAGAATCTTCTGGAACACGACCGCATGCAGCGCGTCTTGCAAATGCGCGCCACGGCGGAACGCATGACGGCGACCCTCCCCGAACGCGACCGCCGCTATTTTGAAGATTATGCGCGCGGAGTGAATGCGTTTATCGACTCGCACCGCGAACACCTTCCCGCTGAATTTCGACTTCTGAGGTACAGGCCGAAAGCGTGGCAGCCGGTTGATTCGGTTCTCATCGGTCTGAACATGGTGCAGATCCTCGACCAGCATTGGCAGGACAAATTGAGCCGGGAAAGAATTGAGTCACGCCTGGGGCCAACTCTCTCGGCTGATCTTTATCCGACCGGATCGTGGCGCGATCATCCGCCGACGGTTGCGCCTCCTGATCTGACCGCACCCCAGCAGAGCATTCCCGATGTGCCTCTCGATGAGTCGCAGACATCCCTGCAGGATCTTTTGCGTCTTCGCGAGGTGATCGGGGGGTCGAGAGATGTTTGCCGCGAGTGCAACCCGGGCTCGAACGAATGGGCGATCTCCGGAGCGCATACGGCGACAGGCAAGCCGATTCTCGCGAATGACATGCACCTGAGTCATAACATCCCCAACACCTGGTATGAAGTCGATCTCAAGTCCGGCGGCTTTCATGTAGCCGGAGTTTCGATTGCAGGGGTTCCCTTTGTCATTGCGGGCCACAACAATCACATTGCGTGGGGATACACGGCTCTCTATGGCGACACGCAGGACATTTACGTCGAGCAGACGAATGCGCAGAACGAATATCAGAGCGCGAGCGGCTGGCATGCCTTTGAGCACACGAAAGAGACGATCCATGTACGCGGCGGAAGCGATGTGACGGTCGATGTGGAGCGCAGCGATCACGGGGTCGTGCTCAATCCGGTCCTGCCGAACGAGAGGCGCACGCTTTCGCTGCGCTGGGTCGCATACGATTCGAAGGCGAATCGCCTTCCGCTCTTCGATCTGAACAGCGCAACCGACTGGGAGTCCTTTCGTCAGGCAGTAACCGACTGGTGGGCTCCTACACTCAATGTCATTTACGACGACGATCAGGGACACATCGGCTATCAGGCTATCGGCTACATTCCTAATCGGCCAACAGGAATAAAGGGAACGCCGATCGCAGACACGCAGCATGAGTGGCAGGGCTTTATTCCTTTCGACCAGATGCCCAGCACGTTCGATCCAGCGAACGGCATTCTCGCGACAGCGAACTCGCGCGTCACTCCAGATAATTATCCATATCAAATCACGCTGGAGTGGGCCAGCCCGTACCGGAATGAGCGTATCTGGAAATGGCTCTCCGGCAAAGACAAGCTCACCCCCGCTGAGATGATCACGCTGCAAACTGATACCTATTCAGAACTCGATGAGGAGTTCGCGCAACGCTTTGCCTACGCGATTGACCACGCCAAGATTACCGACGCGCGCCTTCGTCAGGCAGCGGACCTGATGCGCTCATGGGATGGTGTCGTCGGCGTTGACTCGGCTCCTGCTGCGATTGTTGCAGCCGCCAAACATGCGTTCTGGCCCATGCTGCTGGAACCCAAATTAGGCGACGACGCGAAGCTTTACGAGTGGGCAGCCAGCGCATTCGCGCAGGAGGAAATCGTGATGCATGCGCCGGCACAGTGGCTGCCGAAAGACTATGCCACCTGGGACGACTTTCTTGCGGCTTGCGTAAGCCGCGGAATCGATGAAGGCCATGCGCCCGCCGATCTGCGCAATTGGCATTATGGCGATAAGTATCCGGTCGATCTTGAGCATCCGCTCTATGGCCTGATTCCCTACTTCAAGAATTGGACTGGCACCGGTGCTCAGCCGCAGTCGGGTGACCTGACCACGGTGAAGCAGGTGGATCGCACCTTCGGGCCATCGCAACGGTTCACTATGGACTGGAGCAATATCGACGGTTCCATGGAAAATATCGTGATGGGCGAGTCGGGCAATCCCCTCAGTGCCTACTATCGCGATCAGTGGACCAACTGGTATCACGGCACGACTTTTGCTCTTCCCTTTTCGGAAGCAGCTGTTGCTGCATCCACGTCGCACACTCTCCGCTTGCTGCCGTGA
- a CDS encoding metal-sulfur cluster assembly factor, producing the protein MPLTENDVLVALRDVYDPEIPVNIVDLGLIYRVSVVPDPDAPGMIPKHRVEVDMSMTSPGCPLHGMIMDNVRNRLACIQEVGEAQVNLVWEPTWGPERISEAARKQLGIG; encoded by the coding sequence ATGCCTCTCACTGAAAATGATGTTCTTGTAGCGCTGCGCGATGTTTACGATCCTGAAATTCCTGTGAACATTGTCGATCTCGGACTGATTTATCGCGTCTCAGTCGTGCCCGATCCAGACGCGCCCGGCATGATTCCCAAACATCGCGTTGAAGTGGACATGTCGATGACCTCGCCCGGCTGTCCTCTGCACGGCATGATCATGGACAATGTTCGCAACCGGCTCGCGTGCATACAGGAAGTTGGTGAAGCGCAGGTGAACCTGGTATGGGAGCCCACCTGGGGGCCGGAACGCATCAGCGAAGCAGCCCGCAAACAACTGGGTATCGGCTAA